A genomic window from Nicotiana sylvestris chromosome 11, ASM39365v2, whole genome shotgun sequence includes:
- the LOC138880770 gene encoding uncharacterized protein, with the protein MSQPSNSAPVTSPPAQSSRGRGQSARGHPRGGGRSGGGQANFYALLSRPDAIASDAVITCIVSIYHRDAYVLFDLGSTFSYVSSYFAHYLDTPHESLISSVHVSTSVGDTIIADHVYRSCVVTIGCLDTRMDLLLLSMVDFDVILGIDWLSLRLAILDYHAKTVMLAMPGVPRVEWRGSSDYVPSRVISFLKAQQMVGKGCLSYLAFVTDVSTSVPVVRDFLDVFPADLAGMPPDKDIDFGIVLVLGTQIIFILPYRMALAELKEQL; encoded by the coding sequence ATGAGTCAACCTTCGaattcagcaccagttacttccccacccgcCCAGTCATCtcggggtagaggtcagtcagctaggggtcaccctagagggggaggtcgatcaggtggtggtcaggccaaTTTCTATGCCCTCCTATCccgaccagatgctattgcttcagatgctgtgattacatgtATTGTCTCAATCTACCATAGGgatgcctatgtgttatttgatcttggttccactttttcatatgtgtcatcatattttgctcattactTAGATACGCCTCacgagtctcttatttcatctgttcatgtatctacttcggtgggcgatactattattgcagaccatgtatatcggtcgtgtgtggtgactattgggtgTTTGGATACCCGAATggatctcttgttgcttagtatggttgattttgatgtgatattgggcatagaTTGGTTATCTCTACGTCttgctattttggactatcacgctaagacagtgatgttggctatgccgggtgtgccacgagttgagtggcgaggttcgtctgattatgttcctagtagggtaatttcattcttgaaggcccagcagatggttgggaagggttgtctatcTTACTTAGCCTTCGTGACGGATGTCAGTACTTCAGTcccggtagtgagggactttctggatgtatttcctgcagatctAGCAGGCATGCccccggacaaggatattgattttggtattgttttggtgctgggcactcaaaTCATTTTTATtttaccgtatcgtatggcactagcggagttgaaggagcaactttag